The DNA sequence AAGGACAGCCTTGGGAACTCAGCCCTCACCGCAACCCCCTCAAACCATTCCTGGCCCTCACGCCATTCCTGGCAGCAGCACTGACAATGGCCTGGACTTCTCAGGCCTCGCTGTAGTAGGCCCTGCAGCTTTGGTGCCACACTGCTCTCCTGAGGGCCTGGATGATACACAAGGCAGAGGTCCCCACCCTCCCGGGATCACTCACTGTAGCGTGGCTCTTTTCCAGTGGGGGCTGGGGCACCATCTTTGGCAGAGCAGCTGGGGCCCTTTGTGGGTGGGCTGGGAGGGGTCTGAGGGCAAGGCTCTCCTGCCAGCTCCTGCCGCACGTTCTCCAACATGGTCTTGTATGCTTGCCGGGCAGCCACAGTCAGCTCAACCATCTTGTGAAACTGGTCCTTGGACACAAGTGAGAGCCCATAGGTAGCGTCACCTGACTATAGGAAAGTGATCGCTGACCCCCACCACTGCAGGGCAGCACCCTCCAGGAAATCAGGGCACCATAGACAGTGTAGCTTCTGTCTTTAGGTGCTGCCAGGAGAAAAGAGGGGCCTGGCCAAGTCTGTGGCCTGAGGTGCTCCTCTTATAAGTCTAGGGTCAAATTCACAGGCTCAGCAAGGTGCTGTTGAGGAGACAAAGGGTGCTGCTCTGTGAGAAGCTTCTGCCTTGAGTGGGTTCTCCTCAGGGCCACCCTACGTAGGCCACCATCCATCCTGACTTACTCCTCCACAGGCAGGGAACAGGCTCAGGTTCAACTCACCTGGACCCCATCATAGCTGAAGATCCCGACGACACTGACAGGAACTGCTTTGTTCAGACTGCGCCCCAGAGCCTTGCGGTTGAGTGCAAACACGAAGGGGATGTTCTGCTCGCAGGCGGAATCAATAATGGTGTGCAGGGTCTCATCCAACCCACCTGGTCAGAGAACAAGCACACATCCACAGGGCGGGCTTGATGCTGAGCCTACAGATAAGACAAGCAGCCCCAGTTCACTAAGGCCACTGGCCCCTCCCAAATTCCACCAGGTCACACCCATGTTTAAGAATCACTTCTCCAAGAGACAGCTCTACAACACAAGACCACACAGCTCCTACTGTGCTAACAGAAAAACTAAGTCGTAGCTAATATCACTGATCATTCACTCTGTGCCGGGCCACTGAGCTCACACACGAGCTCTGCTGATGCAAATCCAAGGCTCAGGAGCACCACTGATCAAGGCCATTTCCATACCTACCAGGGCCTATATCTAAGTGTGCAGGACACACCTGCTCACTGGAGCCTATAGAACCCAAGGAACACTTCCTATACTGAAGGAGAGAGGGTTTTGGAACAAGTCTTTATGCTCCAACAGTAGCAATCGGATGTACATCAACAAGATGACTCCCAAAATGGGAGAGATtagcttgtgcttgcctgcaaagccaaaggacccaggtttaattccccaggagccacgtaggccagatgaacaaggtggtgcatgtgtctggagtacatttacaatggctagaggccctggtacacccattctctttccttctctctgcctctttctctcaaataaataaataaaaataaaattttttttttaaagactacatgaaaaacaaatataaaaaaagagctggagccaggcgtggtggcacacgcctttaatcccagcactagggaggcaaaggtaggaagatagccatgagttcgaggccagcctgagactacacagtgaattccaggtcagcctgggctagaatgagaccgtgcctcgaaaaaccaaaatgaacaaataaataaataaaaataaaaataaagactccATTTACACAGGAGTAAATTTGCCAAGTAAATGAAAGGTTACAGAACTTCAACATGCTAACGCAACAAAAAGGCACCCTGCTTATGGGCAGGATGACTGCAGTAATGAAACATCAACTTCACATTGACCGTAAGCCATAAGACAGCCCCATGTCCGACAAACAGGGTTTCTGTGAGAAGTTACAAACAGTAGGGGAGAGGAGGCAGCATCTTCATCCTCAGGCTTGCTACAAAGCCAGAACTCTACCAACCAGAGAAGCAGCAATGCCCTGCACACAGGCAAACGGAGCATGCGAGGAGCAGTCATTTGAGTCAGCAGGGGAACAAAACCTTTTGGTGAATGAGATGAGGAGACCAAGCTACTGTACTTTATGTCTCAGACTGAAACGTAAAACCATGGACGaaccagaaacaaaacagaattttaaaaattctttgcttAACTCTGGAATGAAGAAAGttgagaaatgaaataaaacatgcaaaataagtaagaaaatagctgggtatggtggctcaagcctttaatcccagcacaggaggctTTCTTCCATGTACTGAACCTACAAGACatataaccatgagttcaaggccattctaagattacatagtgaattccaggtcagcctgggctagagcaagaccctacctccaaaaaaacaacaataatatcaGTGTTAATAATAATTATGAAAAGACAGTATTTAAAGGATCTAGTTCACGTCTactatcccaacactcaggaagctgaggtagaaaaatcattgtgagttcaaggccagcctgggctagagtgagaccctgcctcaaaacaacaaaaaccaaaaatctatTCTCAagagagcaaagaaagaaagaaagaaaaatgacaaaaactagaattatttaatatttgtaaCTCTTACCCCACAGGCTAATTTATTACAAAACAAGTAGAAGTCAACTCCCTATATACATATGGGCAAAGAACATGAACATGAAACAGTTCACAGAagacatttttgaaatattttatttatttacgagagggagagagagaatgagtgaatgacaagtacgggcatgccagggcctcctgccattgcaaacagactccagatgcaagcaatattttgtgcatctggctctatgtaggtaatggggaaatgaacccaggccatcaggctttgtaagcaagcaccttaacccccgaggccatctctccagtctaagtaaggcatttttaaaaaagaagacactgGCTGTCCCTCATAAGGGAAATGTCACTAGCTACTCCCAAGGACAGCAGTGTGGGGAGGCCAAGCCCATGTCACATGAAGTGTTGCAAAGGCCTCTGGGAGGCAGTGGGATGTGTGTCCGTTACAGATGCCCTTTCATTCCATGGACTGAACCTACAAGACATATAGCTGACCATATAAATGGTAAGCAACAATGTTTGCTACAACTGTTTACAGCTAAGTGTCACCCAGAACCTACTGCTGCCTAACACGTCTACGAGGCTGGTGACTGAGCACACAGGCACTGCACGGCAAGCACTGCAAAGGAGAACTGAAGCCAAACTCCCACTGGGATGCAGGGAGTCAACAAGCACCAAGCTTTCCTCTACTGCAAAGCTGCAagtgagaagctgaaagcagcAGGCAACAGtccacacacacgtctggagttgtgGTTGGCCTTTGGACTGACAGGAGGGGTCTCTAGGGAAGCCTGGCTGCCTCTTCCCTAAGCACACCTGTGTGACTGTGTTACACTTTGGGTGTTTAGATGGGCTGGGCACAAGGACGAGCTGCTGCTTCGGGACACATCAGACCTATTAGCAATCCTCCAGGCTTCAGACATGCAATGGTAACCGGAGAAGACCACGGCCCAGAGTTCAGCACCAGGACTTGGCCTCATTACTTCAGAGTGCAACGGTGGCAAAGCTGACAGATACACACAGGAGAAAGGGGTAAGCAAGGGGGTGCTCAGGGAGCCATGATGGCATGCAGGAAAGACATGAGATGTCACAGATGTGAATTCCCTGTCACCTCATGTATCATGCTTCCAGCACTGTTAAACtggtaaagtatttaaaattttttttttaattttatttttatttatttatttgagagcgacagacggagagagaaaagcagagagagagagaaagagagagagagagaatgggcgcgccagggcctccagctactgcaaacgaactccagatgcgtgtgcccccttgtgcatctggctaacgtgggtcctggggaatggagcctcgaaccagggtccttacgcttcacaggcaagtgctcagccgctaagccatctctccagccctggtaaagtattttaaaagccaaCATCGGTTATAAGCAAGCAGGGAGTTAATCAGACTGAACAACTATAGGCTGGATGAAGGCCTTCTGCAGGTACAGGGTCTCCAGCAGCCTATGGAATACCAGAGCAGCAGCAGCCTTCCAGGCTAATCCTCCTTGCTGCCACAGGGAGGCCTGCGGGACCAGCTGTACCACCTCTGGCTTCAGAGGGAAGCACCCAGTGGCCATGACCCTGGGGAAGTGAGTGCACAACACTCCACCAAGACTGGCCCATGGACCAGGTGCGCAGCCAGTGACAGGGCATTTGCCACAAGACACATAGCCATTACCTTTTGACTGTATCTTCTCACAGTTGGGAGAAATAATGACACATTTCAGCTTCCTGAGCTTCAGGTGTTTGAGAACTTCTCTCAGGCCCAGCACAAACCGACGTTTCGTCTTGGCCTTGACTGGATCCTTCTGGTACATCCGGTCTTGGAAGCGCACTAGCTCCTTGAGCAGGTCTGTGACACAAGCGTCCACTTCCTTACTAAGCATCTGGCTGCAGTAACTGAAAGAAAACCGGATGTGTGAACTTGGCCGCTGGCTCCAACACTGTAGTCCTCCTACTCTATTGAAGTCCAGGGACAGGAGACACAAAGCCCATCAGGCAGGAAGCCCAGAAGACAAGGCAACTGCTAAAGAGCTTGCTATATGATGGATGAACAGTAAGTGTCCCAACCAACACCGCAAAGACAAAAGTCACAGGCCCTGTCCTCCAGGGCCTGCACAGGACCCTATTCTGGCCTATGCCCTAAACATGCCACCATCCTGAACACAAACACCCAGGAAGGTGAGCTGAGGAGCCCTGGAAAGGGGAAGTGGACACAAGCAAACACGTGAGAGGGCCTTCTAGGAAACTGCTAGAGCCAGGCTCTGCAGCTCACACCAgtcatccagcactcaggaggaggctaaggcagaagtgTGAGCTCAGGGTCACTGTGGGTCACACAGCGACAGCAtctcaaaagagagagggggtggcGCCTGGGGAGATGCTGGGAGGGAAGAAAAGTAAACTTAACTGCCATTCCCCCAATGGATCCCTTACTTCAACCACAGACTAAGGACATCTCTTCACTACCAGCATGACAGAACCACAgtacaaatacacatatacaagGCCTGAAGTGTACCCCACCACCTGCGTAACAAACTACGCAGCCATTTCAACCAGAGAATGAAAACTCAGCTGGCCCACCTATGACACAGACTTATGACCACTGCTCACTGCAGGTCCAAGAAGTCAGTGTCAAATCCAACCCAAGCCCTGGCCTGTAGCTGGGTGCTCACTCACTCCCGGAACCTCCggctgtggattctggggaaggTGGCAAGGTCAGGGGTAGGCTGGCAGGCCTCTGCATCCCTCTGGAGCTCTGTGCCCAGCAGCTCTTCGGACTTGCCCTCAGCCTCAGGTATGGAGAACGTTGATTCTTCTGTTCTCTCAAGGCCTTCACAGAGGAAAGAGTCACTGTGCGAGTTCCGTAGGGCAGATGGCCTTGTGGCAAGCCCAGGGCAGTGCCACCGACACACCAGGGCTACACAGCACCATCAGCCCCCAGACACAAACCACACCACAGACCAGCTCCCAGAGGACAGCAACATGGATTTTGGGTAGAGATGATAGAACAATTTTTCACTCTTCCCAGatgtgccccccccacacacactctggTTATTCACTCAGTTTCCCAGTGGTGAAAACAACTACTtagggtttgggagatggctcagtggaaaggggtgcttgttatgcaagcatgaggacctgagttcaatatccaacagccacataaaaagctgggtatgactGCACATGTCTGTGACCCCCAGCCctgagggagatggagacaagagaatcactggggctccctggtcagcctgtCTGAAAAGTGGGGCgctccaggttcattgagaaaCTCTATCTTAGGGAAATAGGGTGGAAGAGTGACAGGAGGacacctggcctccacatgtgtgcgcaaGAAGCACATatatctgcacacatgcatgtgcatatacacataccacaAATACTATACACACCAAAAATTTACTGTTTTAACCAGTTTTGCtatgtgtatgtctgtgcatgcatgtgtagtaGAGGACAATCTCGGGTACCATGCTCAGGAACACTCTCCACCTTtacagacagagtctctcactggcctggagctcaccaactgggctatactggctggccagtgagccccagaattATGCCTGTCTCTACATCTCCAGTTCTGGAACCACCATGTGCAGAATCTTATGGGGCACTGGGGATCTAACtcatatcctcatgcttgcaaggacaGTACTTTATTGACTGAACTCTCTTCTCAGtccccacctttttatttttttatttttattttgaggtacggtctcactgtagtccaggctgacctggaattcactatgtagtctcagggtggcctcgaactcatggtgaccctccaacctctgcctcccacgcgCTAGGAATtcaaggtgtgttccaccatgcccagcttccaggaAGTTTTGAAAACCTGCAActagaggctaaggcaggaggacagcctttcaaggccagtgtggggctAGAGTGAGCTTGAGGTCACTCTGTGTCAAGATACAACAAAACCACCACCAGGATTAGTGCTTGAGTTTCTGTGCTGCTTACATGATTGAGAACATTCTTTTGTTAAATAACATCCTTTCGTTACATAATACTGCTCAACATCAGTATCTAAAGGATGATAGAGGACTCATtctgcccagcactgaaacaaaaAACCACCCAAGAGAGTGCCTGACTAGGGATGCGCTTCTCCCTACAGGTGTGGTTCCCAACAGCTGGGCACCTCCAGCCCATCAACTCCACAGGCCACCAGCACACAAGTACAAGGAAGGGAATCCAAGAACATACACCATACCCTCCGAGGCGGCAAGCACAAAAAGACTCAGCCCTTGAGTCAGTGAAGACAGGACCACTCACAAGTGCATTTACTGGGGTGTAACTAGCGTGACACCAGGGTATCTGTGTGTCAGGGGCTCCTGAAGCAATTCTGCTCCCAGGGAAATGCCACAGAAGCAGTGCTCACGTCCTCCATGGCACAAGCTGGGCAGCCTCACATCTGGCTGGGAGGGAGCTGCCTGGTACCATCCACACAGGCACATCCACCCACAAGCACCAAGCAGTAATGAAGAGCACCTCCTGCCATGAGGGAGCTGCCTGGTGCCATCCACACGGGCACATCCGCCCACAAACACCAAGCAGTAATGAGGAGCACTCCTGCCATGAAGGAGACAGATGTGTCACATACTGCGGCTGTACCAGTGCAAGTTCAGAGCCCCTTCACGTATCGTGTTGAGGCAGCATGTGTAGAGGGGAGCTTACTGAGAAAACACTGGGTTCTCCCCTGAGCACTGCATTCACTGTGACAAGTCCTTAAACTATACTTATGCTCTGTACACTGCCCTGGATGTACAACTCAGCAGGACACTCACATTGGTTTTTATGGCACCAAGGCTCAAACACTAGCTAGTGAACAGTACTACTGGTGGCGGTGGTCACTTCAAGCCACAGGAACATCAATGTCACATAGACTAATCACATTGGGAGAGGGCTCATCTTTGTCCCATGCAGTCACACTGACTCAAGAGTAAAGACCGCATTCTCTAGGCTTGATGCTGACCTGCTTTCTACCACAAAGGCTCATGGGAGGTTGGCCAAATCCTTGTTTCTACACACAGCTCACCCTCCTCACAGCTGCTCCCATCTGAAAGATTTTAGGTGAAAACACACTGAACGGGTCAGTACCTGTGGACTCAGTGTGGTCGGGGGCCTGGACATCAGTGGTCTGGTCGTCGGGGGCCTGGTCATTGGCACCGCTCTCAGCATCTCGTGCATCATCACTGACCACAGCAGGGCTCATGGCATTTTCTTGGAGTCGCTGCTGTTTTTTCTCTTGCCGTTCTTTCAAAATAATCTTAGAATTTAATAAACACATGAAACGCCTCAATACGTCTATATCTGAAAGATAAGCAAGTGCCTGTGCAAAGCAAACTGCCCATGTTCAGCTTC is a window from the Jaculus jaculus isolate mJacJac1 chromosome 12, mJacJac1.mat.Y.cur, whole genome shotgun sequence genome containing:
- the Secisbp2 gene encoding selenocysteine insertion sequence-binding protein 2 isoform X7; the encoded protein is MGYIVRQTVSSESSPVPKNVTSMINLKMVASSAEAKNSTVTSPGALSAEASHSREKHGGPHGETQSQRKASKMSKVPQSGELEQNEASRKNKKKKEKSQLNCEIQSNYEILTVQEPPRIEDAEEFPNLAAVSERRYRVDSPKFQSKQLTQNDFKPSGKKSQVPVQLDLGGMLEALEKKQRAPHAKQPSRPIVFSVGAVPVLSKEATSGERSRRSDQIKTPHNPLDSSAPLIKKGKQREVPKAKKPTSLKKIILKERQEKKQQRLQENAMSPAVVSDDARDAESGANDQAPDDQTTDVQAPDHTESTGLERTEESTFSIPEAEGKSEELLGTELQRDAEACQPTPDLATFPRIHSRRFRDYCSQMLSKEVDACVTDLLKELVRFQDRMYQKDPVKAKTKRRFVLGLREVLKHLKLRKLKCVIISPNCEKIQSKGGLDETLHTIIDSACEQNIPFVFALNRKALGRSLNKAVPVSVVGIFSYDGVQDQFHKMVELTVAARQAYKTMLENVRQELAGEPCPQTPPSPPTKGPSCSAKDGAPAPTGKEPRYIEVWRAHLEAYSQCALELEDSLEASTSQMMNLNM